In Streptomyces nojiriensis, one genomic interval encodes:
- a CDS encoding three-helix bundle dimerization domain-containing protein, protein MPQSEDALVIGHVAERLMKAHPQLDPEQVQASVETAYEELRYARVRTYLPVLMERRAKDLLHSDEQPGSP, encoded by the coding sequence GTGCCGCAATCCGAGGATGCACTCGTCATCGGCCACGTCGCCGAGCGGCTGATGAAAGCGCACCCTCAGCTGGACCCCGAGCAGGTGCAGGCATCCGTGGAGACAGCCTACGAGGAGCTCCGCTACGCACGCGTCCGTACCTATCTGCCCGTGCTGATGGAGCGCCGGGCCAAGGACCTGCTGCACTCCGACGAGCAGCCGGGATCCCCCTGA
- a CDS encoding alpha/beta fold hydrolase, translating to MTDDAPAGNIVLVHGGFVDGSGWQGVYDALTADGYDVAVVQNPTLSLEGDVAATQQVIDRLPGPVTLVGHSYGGVVITEAGNHPKVNALVYIAAFAPDKGESVSTLIADPPPGAPVPPILPPDNGFLFLDREKFAESFAGDLPRAQADFMAASQVPWGVDALGGTVSQPAWRSKRAWYLIATDDRMIPPPAQQAMSERIGAQTVEVAASHSVYVSQPDAVADLIRQAARS from the coding sequence ATGACCGACGACGCACCGGCCGGGAACATCGTGCTCGTTCACGGAGGCTTCGTGGACGGCTCCGGCTGGCAGGGCGTGTACGACGCCCTGACCGCCGACGGCTACGACGTGGCCGTCGTGCAGAACCCCACCCTCTCCCTCGAAGGCGACGTCGCCGCCACCCAGCAGGTCATCGACCGCCTTCCGGGACCCGTCACCCTGGTCGGCCACTCCTACGGCGGCGTCGTGATCACCGAGGCCGGCAACCACCCCAAGGTGAACGCACTCGTCTACATCGCCGCATTCGCCCCTGACAAGGGCGAGTCCGTCAGCACCCTGATCGCCGACCCGCCGCCCGGCGCCCCCGTCCCGCCGATCCTGCCGCCCGACAACGGCTTCCTCTTCCTCGACCGCGAGAAGTTCGCCGAGTCCTTCGCCGGCGACCTGCCCCGCGCCCAGGCCGACTTCATGGCCGCCTCCCAGGTCCCCTGGGGCGTCGACGCCCTGGGCGGCACGGTGTCCCAGCCGGCCTGGCGGAGCAAGCGGGCCTGGTACCTGATCGCCACCGACGACCGCATGATCCCGCCCCCGGCCCAGCAGGCCATGTCCGAGCGGATCGGCGCCCAGACCGTCGAGGTCGCCGCCAGCCACTCCGTCTACGTCTCGCAGCCCGACGCCGTCGCCGACCTGATCCGACAGGCAGCCCGCAGCTGA
- a CDS encoding helix-turn-helix transcriptional regulator, with amino-acid sequence MFEADGPLVGRTADLARIDRFLEGIARTPGGGGPLLLLGEPGVGKTALLAATTARAEHRGMHVVAAAGAEYRAQLSYSGLGRLIAEAAAAQPPADLGEALSVALGHRDGPPPDHGSVARDVLSLAARLAGHRPTLIVVDDIQWLDPASATILGDVARRMAGFAAGMLCAAREGTESFFDHSGLPIHDVRPLGEADAHDLLERSFPALAPRVRRRLITEAQGNPLALLELPIALDASPRTATALPERLPLSRRLQSAFASRITGLPPATRYLLLLAALDATGDLDVVRRAATGRCGLKHLAPAERAQLIRVHEPAGLHFRHPLTRSAVVELATSDQRRSAHRALARAWQEVPERQAWHLAQAAQGPDERVAALLERAAGVIAGRGDGPAAVAALLRAADLTPQAPERARRLAEAACTSAHLSGDLRDVPHLLDTARRTAPGADSPAMAVAGAAYLLNGSGDIDTAHRLLCGALTTRPAPYDPADTGLADALHTLLLVCFFGGRPELWPPFDTALANYPVPPVLLAAARRTFADPARTGPSDLAVLDEAIAALTHDPDPRRIVRTAITGAYLDRLDGCTEALHRVVAGGRRGEHIAPAIDALFLLGNHAWLTGQWEQLQQAAREGLDLCEQHHYPMQAWVGKYLLACTAAARGHHGTTRTLTDQMNHWAGPRRADTVRAYAAHARTLSALGQGDFEEAYQQATLITPPGTLPPFASHAIWTVMDLAEAAMRTGRRTQAQDHATAARTAGLDTLSPRLKMLVHATGALTADDDRHPGFQDALAVEGGERWPFDLARIHLHYGERLRRARARAQARHHLGTAADLFEQLGAEPWADRANQELRACGTPARTAPRPAGAVLTPQQRQIAALAAAGLTNKRIAERLALSPRTVSTHLYQLFPKVGVTSRAGLRDALKRLDQQ; translated from the coding sequence GTGTTCGAGGCGGACGGCCCTCTGGTCGGGCGCACGGCGGATCTTGCCCGGATCGACCGCTTCCTCGAAGGTATCGCCCGCACGCCGGGCGGCGGCGGCCCGCTGCTCCTGCTCGGCGAGCCGGGCGTCGGCAAGACCGCGCTCCTGGCAGCCACCACCGCCCGAGCCGAGCACCGGGGCATGCACGTCGTGGCGGCCGCCGGCGCGGAGTACCGGGCGCAGCTGAGCTACAGCGGCCTCGGTCGGCTGATCGCGGAGGCGGCCGCGGCACAGCCGCCTGCCGATCTGGGAGAAGCGCTCTCCGTGGCCCTGGGCCACAGGGACGGCCCGCCGCCCGACCACGGATCGGTGGCCCGCGACGTCCTGTCGCTGGCCGCCCGGCTCGCCGGCCACCGGCCGACGCTGATCGTCGTGGACGACATCCAGTGGCTGGACCCGGCCAGCGCCACGATCCTCGGCGACGTCGCACGGCGGATGGCGGGCTTCGCCGCCGGGATGCTGTGCGCGGCCCGCGAAGGCACCGAGAGCTTCTTCGACCACAGCGGGCTCCCGATCCACGACGTGCGCCCCCTCGGCGAAGCCGACGCCCACGACCTGCTGGAGCGGTCCTTTCCCGCGCTCGCCCCCCGGGTACGGCGGCGCCTGATCACCGAGGCACAGGGCAACCCCCTCGCGCTCCTGGAGCTCCCGATCGCACTCGACGCCTCACCCCGCACCGCAACCGCCCTGCCCGAACGGTTACCGCTCAGCCGAAGGCTCCAGTCGGCGTTCGCCTCCCGCATCACCGGCCTGCCCCCGGCCACCCGCTACCTGCTGCTCCTGGCAGCCCTGGACGCCACCGGCGACCTGGACGTGGTGCGCCGCGCCGCCACCGGCCGGTGCGGTCTCAAGCACCTGGCTCCCGCCGAACGCGCCCAGCTGATCCGCGTCCACGAACCGGCCGGCCTGCACTTCCGGCATCCGCTCACCCGCTCCGCGGTGGTGGAGCTGGCGACCAGCGACCAGCGCCGCAGCGCCCACCGCGCGCTGGCCCGGGCCTGGCAAGAGGTTCCGGAGCGGCAGGCCTGGCACCTGGCCCAGGCCGCCCAAGGCCCCGACGAACGGGTCGCCGCCCTGCTGGAACGGGCAGCCGGCGTCATCGCCGGCCGCGGTGACGGGCCCGCCGCGGTGGCCGCGCTGCTGCGCGCCGCCGACCTCACCCCCCAAGCCCCCGAGCGGGCCCGCCGCCTCGCCGAGGCGGCCTGCACCAGCGCGCACCTCAGCGGCGACCTGCGGGACGTGCCGCATCTGCTCGACACCGCGCGGCGCACGGCGCCTGGGGCGGACTCGCCGGCCATGGCGGTGGCCGGGGCGGCCTACCTCCTCAACGGCTCCGGCGACATCGACACCGCGCACAGGCTGCTGTGCGGCGCCCTCACCACCCGGCCCGCACCCTACGACCCCGCCGACACGGGGCTGGCCGATGCCCTCCACACTCTGCTCCTGGTCTGCTTCTTCGGCGGCCGACCCGAACTGTGGCCCCCGTTCGACACCGCTCTGGCCAACTACCCCGTGCCCCCCGTCCTCCTGGCGGCGGCCCGCCGGACCTTCGCCGACCCCGCCCGCACGGGTCCGTCGGACCTCGCCGTGCTGGACGAAGCCATCGCAGCCCTCACCCACGATCCGGACCCCCGCCGCATCGTCCGCACCGCCATCACCGGCGCATACCTGGACCGGCTCGACGGATGCACCGAAGCGTTGCACCGCGTCGTGGCCGGCGGCCGCCGCGGCGAGCACATCGCACCCGCCATCGACGCCCTGTTCCTCCTCGGCAACCACGCCTGGCTGACCGGGCAGTGGGAGCAACTGCAGCAGGCGGCCAGGGAAGGGCTTGACCTGTGCGAACAGCACCACTACCCCATGCAGGCCTGGGTCGGGAAATACCTTCTCGCATGCACCGCCGCGGCCCGCGGCCACCACGGGACCACCCGCACCCTGACCGACCAGATGAACCACTGGGCCGGCCCCCGGCGCGCCGACACCGTACGCGCCTACGCCGCCCACGCCAGAACCCTGTCCGCCCTGGGACAGGGCGACTTCGAGGAGGCCTACCAGCAGGCAACGCTCATCACACCCCCCGGAACACTGCCGCCCTTCGCCTCGCACGCGATCTGGACCGTCATGGACCTGGCAGAAGCGGCCATGAGAACAGGCCGCCGCACCCAGGCCCAGGACCACGCCACCGCAGCCCGCACCGCGGGGCTGGACACGCTCTCCCCACGCCTGAAGATGCTGGTCCACGCCACCGGCGCACTCACGGCCGACGACGACCGCCACCCCGGCTTCCAGGACGCCCTCGCGGTCGAAGGAGGCGAACGCTGGCCCTTCGACCTGGCCCGCATCCACCTCCACTACGGCGAACGGCTCCGCCGCGCCCGCGCCCGCGCACAAGCCCGACACCACCTGGGCACCGCCGCGGACCTTTTCGAGCAACTCGGCGCGGAGCCGTGGGCCGACCGCGCGAACCAGGAACTGCGCGCCTGCGGCACCCCCGCCCGAACAGCACCCCGCCCCGCCGGCGCGGTCCTCACCCCGCAGCAGAGGCAGATCGCAGCCCTGGCCGCCGCCGGCCTGACCAACAAGCGGATCGCCGAGCGGCTCGCACTGTCCCCGCGCACCGTCTCCACCCACCTCTACCAGCTGTTCCCCAAGGTCGGAGTGACCTCCCGAGCCGGACTTCGCGACGCGCTCAAACGCCTCGACCAGCAGTGA